In Cicer arietinum cultivar CDC Frontier isolate Library 1 chromosome 7, Cicar.CDCFrontier_v2.0, whole genome shotgun sequence, a single window of DNA contains:
- the LOC101511269 gene encoding protein TRANSPARENT TESTA 9-like isoform X3 has product MSFSIFFMEKQVMGEFVRILKLSETVNVPLQLLQTVSILVQNLRNEHAIYYMFSNEHINYLITYSFDFQNEELLSYYISFLRAISGKLNKNTVSLLVKIHGDEVVSFPLYVEAIRFAFHEENMVRTAVRAVALNVYHVGDDSVNRYISSVPHKDYFSNLISFFRKQSTDLSRLVSHKLLNPGADSTSTIMVAIDEIEDNLYYFSDIVSAGIPDVGRIITDSILMVLIFPLLLPSLRIAIDNDMQSGVVTSLYLLCCILKIIKIKDLANTIAAALFYPLEAFTKSSGGFHPEDILMQNDCNNSNFSLREVLLAYVTKGDDIQVLGSLSVLATLLQTKELDESMLDGLGILPQRKQHKKLLLQALVGECSGEDELFSSKSSLTRDSTGSDIDVYHKKIKDQYGVSFQSFDVEISPHVNRLQVIDTLVSLFCRSNISAETLWEGGWLLRQLLPYSESEFNSHHLELMNVSYKNCASALVEEVKGIWSDFVISVLCDEWRKCKRAMESSSPPKEPNCVLLLPHPHKLSLEDNTAKESSFAAGERMHELVKVFVLLHQLQLFTLGRALPEQPPIYPPGDLPANCRAQTSELEVSGPKAGTEISLGSAVPCRISFKSGKEHHFCFLAISLGTFGWLVLAEELPSQKSHGVVRAVAPLAGCNPRVDDKHSTWLHLRIRSSSLPFLDLAKSNDYRKMKAKGLVDGRWTLAFSDEESCKSALLMIVEEINFLSDEVHRRLKPLLNLETAIDLSSSHVSVPEDSSNRILPKSL; this is encoded by the exons atgtcattttcaat ATTCTTCATGGAAAAACAAGTAATGGGAGAGTTTGTTCGTATTCTGAAACTTAGTGAGACTGTTAATGTTCCTCTTCAGTTGCTGCAAACAGTTAGCATTTTGGTCCAGAACCTAAGGAATGAACATGCTATAT ACTATATGTTTAGTAATGAACATATAAACTACCTGATAACTTATTCGTTTGACTTTCAAAATGAAGAGCTGTTGTCTTACTACATATCTTTTTTAAG AGCAATAAGTGgaaaattgaacaagaatacGGTTTCACTGCTTGTGAAGATTCACGGT GACGAAGTAGTTTCATTTCCACTGTATGTTGAGGCCATTCGCTTTGCCTTTCATGAGGAGAACATGGTTCGCACTGCAGTACGAGCTGTGGCCCTTAATGTTTATCATG TTGGAGATGACTCTGTAAATAGATACATATCCAGTGTACCTCACAAAGATTATTTCTCAAACCTGATTTCATTTTTTAGGAAGCAGAGCACGGATTTAAGTAGGCTGGTCTCGCATAAACTGTT AAATCCAGGCGCAGATTCAACCTCTACAATCATGGTTGCtatagatgaaattgaggacaacCTATACTACTTTAGTGATATTGTCTCTGCTGGAATTCCTGATGTTGGTAGAATAATTACAGACAGCATTCTGATGGTTTTGATATTTCCATTACTTCTCCCTTCTCTAAGGATAGCGATTGATAAT GACATGCAAAGTGGTGTTGTCACTTCTCTTTACTTACTTTGTTGCATCCTGAAGATAATCAAAATTAAAGATTTGGCCAATACCATAGCTGCTGCTCTCTTTTATCCCTTAGAGGCCTTTACAAAAAGTTCCGGGG GTTTTCATCCAGAAGATATTCTAATGCAAAATGATTGTAACAATTCAAATTTCTCTTTAAG ggaGGTTTTGCTTGCATATGTAACAAAAGGAGATGATATACAAGTTTTGGGTTCTTTGAGTGTGCTTGCAACTCTACTGCAAACTAAAG AACTTGACGAATCAATGCTGGATGGGCTTGGAATTCTTCCACAACGCAAACAACACAAGAAGCTCTTATTG CAAGCTTTAGTTGGTGAGTGTTCGGGTGAAGACGAGCTTTTTTCTTCCAAAAGTAGCTTGACAAGGGACAGCACTGGCAGTGACATTGAtgtttatcacaagaagatcaAG GATCAGTATGGAGTATCTTTTCAGTCTTTTGATGTTGAAATTAGCCCTCATGTAAATAGATTGCAG GTGATTGATACATTGGTGAGCCTTTTTTGCCGCTCTAATATATCTGCAGAGACACTATGGGAAGGTGGTTGGCTTTTGCGTCAGTTGCTTCCTTACAGTGAATCAGAATTCAACAGCCATCACCTTGAATTGATGAAT GTTTCTTACAAAAACTGTGCTTCTGCTCTCGTAGAGGAGGTTAAAGGTATCTGGTCCGACTTTGTTATTTCCGTTCTATGTGATGAGTGGCGAAAGTGCAAAAGAG CAATGGAATCATCATCTCCTCCAAAAGAACCAAATTGCGTACTTTTGCTTCCACATCCACATAAATTATCTTTAGAAG ATAACACTGCAAAGGAATCATCATTTGCTGCTGGAGAAAGAATGCACGAACTGGTGAAG GTATTTGTGCTACTGCACCAACTTCAATTATTCACTCTGGGGAGAGCTTTACCTGAGCAACCTCCAATTTATCCTCCTGGTGATCTTCCCGCAAATTGCCGCGCCCAGACTTCTGAGCTTGAGGTTTCAGGCCCAAAGGCAGGCACTGAAATCAGCCTAG GTAGTGCTGTGCCTTGTAGAATTTCTTTCAAGAGCGGCAAGGAGCACCATTTTTGCTTTCTAGCAATCTCTTTAGGAACATTTGGCTGGCTTGTTCTTGCAGAAGAGTTGCCATCACAGAAGTCCCATGGAGTCGTTCGGGCTGTTGCTCCTTTGGCTGGGTGCAAT CCCAGGGTTGATGATAAACATTCAACATGGTTACACTTGCGGATCCGGTCATCCTCTTTACCCTTTCTAGATCTTGCCAAATCGAATGACTATagaaaaatgaaagcaaaaggTCTGGTTGATGGAAGATGGACATTGGCATTCAGTGACGAGGAGTCTTGCAAGTCTGCTTTACTGATGATTGTTGAAGAGATCAATTTTCTGAGTGACGAGGTTCATAGAAGACTAAAACCTTTGCTCAACCTTGAAACTGCAATAGATTTATCAAGCTCGCATGTATCTGTTCCTGAGGATTCCTCTAATAGAATACTTCCCAAATCATTGTAA
- the LOC101511269 gene encoding protein TRANSPARENT TESTA 9-like isoform X1 — MWHSFWRSRDRFSLDQLRHLTDQLTKIQAVNEVNKDFVIEALRSIAELMTYGDQHDPSYFEFFMEKQVMGEFVRILKLSETVNVPLQLLQTVSILVQNLRNEHAIYYMFSNEHINYLITYSFDFQNEELLSYYISFLRAISGKLNKNTVSLLVKIHGDEVVSFPLYVEAIRFAFHEENMVRTAVRAVALNVYHVGDDSVNRYISSVPHKDYFSNLISFFRKQSTDLSRLVSHKLLNPGADSTSTIMVAIDEIEDNLYYFSDIVSAGIPDVGRIITDSILMVLIFPLLLPSLRIAIDNDMQSGVVTSLYLLCCILKIIKIKDLANTIAAALFYPLEAFTKSSGGKFIIHISDYGFPSEYQVANNNNFTKLDIRHSMFNVPHSSSSSGFHPEDILMQNDCNNSNFSLREVLLAYVTKGDDIQVLGSLSVLATLLQTKELDESMLDGLGILPQRKQHKKLLLQALVGECSGEDELFSSKSSLTRDSTGSDIDVYHKKIKDQYGVSFQSFDVEISPHVNRLQVIDTLVSLFCRSNISAETLWEGGWLLRQLLPYSESEFNSHHLELMNVSYKNCASALVEEVKGIWSDFVISVLCDEWRKCKRAMESSSPPKEPNCVLLLPHPHKLSLEDNTAKESSFAAGERMHELVKVFVLLHQLQLFTLGRALPEQPPIYPPGDLPANCRAQTSELEVSGPKAGTEISLGSAVPCRISFKSGKEHHFCFLAISLGTFGWLVLAEELPSQKSHGVVRAVAPLAGCNPRVDDKHSTWLHLRIRSSSLPFLDLAKSNDYRKMKAKGLVDGRWTLAFSDEESCKSALLMIVEEINFLSDEVHRRLKPLLNLETAIDLSSSHVSVPEDSSNRILPKSL; from the exons ATGTGGCATTCCTTCTGGAGATCCAGAGATCGTTTTTCCTTGGATCAACTTAG GCACTTAACTGATCAATTGACAAAAATTCAAGCTGTTAACGAGGTTAATAAg GATTTTGTAATTGAGGCTCTGAGATCAATTGCGGAGTTGATGACCTATGGTGACCAACATGACCCGAGCTATTTTGA ATTCTTCATGGAAAAACAAGTAATGGGAGAGTTTGTTCGTATTCTGAAACTTAGTGAGACTGTTAATGTTCCTCTTCAGTTGCTGCAAACAGTTAGCATTTTGGTCCAGAACCTAAGGAATGAACATGCTATAT ACTATATGTTTAGTAATGAACATATAAACTACCTGATAACTTATTCGTTTGACTTTCAAAATGAAGAGCTGTTGTCTTACTACATATCTTTTTTAAG AGCAATAAGTGgaaaattgaacaagaatacGGTTTCACTGCTTGTGAAGATTCACGGT GACGAAGTAGTTTCATTTCCACTGTATGTTGAGGCCATTCGCTTTGCCTTTCATGAGGAGAACATGGTTCGCACTGCAGTACGAGCTGTGGCCCTTAATGTTTATCATG TTGGAGATGACTCTGTAAATAGATACATATCCAGTGTACCTCACAAAGATTATTTCTCAAACCTGATTTCATTTTTTAGGAAGCAGAGCACGGATTTAAGTAGGCTGGTCTCGCATAAACTGTT AAATCCAGGCGCAGATTCAACCTCTACAATCATGGTTGCtatagatgaaattgaggacaacCTATACTACTTTAGTGATATTGTCTCTGCTGGAATTCCTGATGTTGGTAGAATAATTACAGACAGCATTCTGATGGTTTTGATATTTCCATTACTTCTCCCTTCTCTAAGGATAGCGATTGATAAT GACATGCAAAGTGGTGTTGTCACTTCTCTTTACTTACTTTGTTGCATCCTGAAGATAATCAAAATTAAAGATTTGGCCAATACCATAGCTGCTGCTCTCTTTTATCCCTTAGAGGCCTTTACAAAAAGTTCCGGGGGTAAATTCATTATCCATATATCTGATTATGGTTTCCCATCTGAATACCAAGTGGCAAACAACAATAATTTTACCAAGTTGGATATAAGACACTCAATGTTTAATGTTCCACACTCTTCTAGCTCTTCAGGTTTTCATCCAGAAGATATTCTAATGCAAAATGATTGTAACAATTCAAATTTCTCTTTAAG ggaGGTTTTGCTTGCATATGTAACAAAAGGAGATGATATACAAGTTTTGGGTTCTTTGAGTGTGCTTGCAACTCTACTGCAAACTAAAG AACTTGACGAATCAATGCTGGATGGGCTTGGAATTCTTCCACAACGCAAACAACACAAGAAGCTCTTATTG CAAGCTTTAGTTGGTGAGTGTTCGGGTGAAGACGAGCTTTTTTCTTCCAAAAGTAGCTTGACAAGGGACAGCACTGGCAGTGACATTGAtgtttatcacaagaagatcaAG GATCAGTATGGAGTATCTTTTCAGTCTTTTGATGTTGAAATTAGCCCTCATGTAAATAGATTGCAG GTGATTGATACATTGGTGAGCCTTTTTTGCCGCTCTAATATATCTGCAGAGACACTATGGGAAGGTGGTTGGCTTTTGCGTCAGTTGCTTCCTTACAGTGAATCAGAATTCAACAGCCATCACCTTGAATTGATGAAT GTTTCTTACAAAAACTGTGCTTCTGCTCTCGTAGAGGAGGTTAAAGGTATCTGGTCCGACTTTGTTATTTCCGTTCTATGTGATGAGTGGCGAAAGTGCAAAAGAG CAATGGAATCATCATCTCCTCCAAAAGAACCAAATTGCGTACTTTTGCTTCCACATCCACATAAATTATCTTTAGAAG ATAACACTGCAAAGGAATCATCATTTGCTGCTGGAGAAAGAATGCACGAACTGGTGAAG GTATTTGTGCTACTGCACCAACTTCAATTATTCACTCTGGGGAGAGCTTTACCTGAGCAACCTCCAATTTATCCTCCTGGTGATCTTCCCGCAAATTGCCGCGCCCAGACTTCTGAGCTTGAGGTTTCAGGCCCAAAGGCAGGCACTGAAATCAGCCTAG GTAGTGCTGTGCCTTGTAGAATTTCTTTCAAGAGCGGCAAGGAGCACCATTTTTGCTTTCTAGCAATCTCTTTAGGAACATTTGGCTGGCTTGTTCTTGCAGAAGAGTTGCCATCACAGAAGTCCCATGGAGTCGTTCGGGCTGTTGCTCCTTTGGCTGGGTGCAAT CCCAGGGTTGATGATAAACATTCAACATGGTTACACTTGCGGATCCGGTCATCCTCTTTACCCTTTCTAGATCTTGCCAAATCGAATGACTATagaaaaatgaaagcaaaaggTCTGGTTGATGGAAGATGGACATTGGCATTCAGTGACGAGGAGTCTTGCAAGTCTGCTTTACTGATGATTGTTGAAGAGATCAATTTTCTGAGTGACGAGGTTCATAGAAGACTAAAACCTTTGCTCAACCTTGAAACTGCAATAGATTTATCAAGCTCGCATGTATCTGTTCCTGAGGATTCCTCTAATAGAATACTTCCCAAATCATTGTAA
- the LOC101511269 gene encoding protein TRANSPARENT TESTA 9-like isoform X6, which yields MNMLYVDYMFSNEHINYLITYSFDFQNEELLSYYISFLRAISGKLNKNTVSLLVKIHGDEVVSFPLYVEAIRFAFHEENMVRTAVRAVALNVYHVGDDSVNRYISSVPHKDYFSNLISFFRKQSTDLSRLVSHKLLNPGADSTSTIMVAIDEIEDNLYYFSDIVSAGIPDVGRIITDSILMVLIFPLLLPSLRIAIDNDMQSGVVTSLYLLCCILKIIKIKDLANTIAAALFYPLEAFTKSSGGFHPEDILMQNDCNNSNFSLREVLLAYVTKGDDIQVLGSLSVLATLLQTKELDESMLDGLGILPQRKQHKKLLLQALVGECSGEDELFSSKSSLTRDSTGSDIDVYHKKIKDQYGVSFQSFDVEISPHVNRLQVIDTLVSLFCRSNISAETLWEGGWLLRQLLPYSESEFNSHHLELMNVSYKNCASALVEEVKGIWSDFVISVLCDEWRKCKRAMESSSPPKEPNCVLLLPHPHKLSLEDNTAKESSFAAGERMHELVKVFVLLHQLQLFTLGRALPEQPPIYPPGDLPANCRAQTSELEVSGPKAGTEISLGSAVPCRISFKSGKEHHFCFLAISLGTFGWLVLAEELPSQKSHGVVRAVAPLAGCNPRVDDKHSTWLHLRIRSSSLPFLDLAKSNDYRKMKAKGLVDGRWTLAFSDEESCKSALLMIVEEINFLSDEVHRRLKPLLNLETAIDLSSSHVSVPEDSSNRILPKSL from the exons ATGAACATGCTATATGTAG ACTATATGTTTAGTAATGAACATATAAACTACCTGATAACTTATTCGTTTGACTTTCAAAATGAAGAGCTGTTGTCTTACTACATATCTTTTTTAAG AGCAATAAGTGgaaaattgaacaagaatacGGTTTCACTGCTTGTGAAGATTCACGGT GACGAAGTAGTTTCATTTCCACTGTATGTTGAGGCCATTCGCTTTGCCTTTCATGAGGAGAACATGGTTCGCACTGCAGTACGAGCTGTGGCCCTTAATGTTTATCATG TTGGAGATGACTCTGTAAATAGATACATATCCAGTGTACCTCACAAAGATTATTTCTCAAACCTGATTTCATTTTTTAGGAAGCAGAGCACGGATTTAAGTAGGCTGGTCTCGCATAAACTGTT AAATCCAGGCGCAGATTCAACCTCTACAATCATGGTTGCtatagatgaaattgaggacaacCTATACTACTTTAGTGATATTGTCTCTGCTGGAATTCCTGATGTTGGTAGAATAATTACAGACAGCATTCTGATGGTTTTGATATTTCCATTACTTCTCCCTTCTCTAAGGATAGCGATTGATAAT GACATGCAAAGTGGTGTTGTCACTTCTCTTTACTTACTTTGTTGCATCCTGAAGATAATCAAAATTAAAGATTTGGCCAATACCATAGCTGCTGCTCTCTTTTATCCCTTAGAGGCCTTTACAAAAAGTTCCGGGG GTTTTCATCCAGAAGATATTCTAATGCAAAATGATTGTAACAATTCAAATTTCTCTTTAAG ggaGGTTTTGCTTGCATATGTAACAAAAGGAGATGATATACAAGTTTTGGGTTCTTTGAGTGTGCTTGCAACTCTACTGCAAACTAAAG AACTTGACGAATCAATGCTGGATGGGCTTGGAATTCTTCCACAACGCAAACAACACAAGAAGCTCTTATTG CAAGCTTTAGTTGGTGAGTGTTCGGGTGAAGACGAGCTTTTTTCTTCCAAAAGTAGCTTGACAAGGGACAGCACTGGCAGTGACATTGAtgtttatcacaagaagatcaAG GATCAGTATGGAGTATCTTTTCAGTCTTTTGATGTTGAAATTAGCCCTCATGTAAATAGATTGCAG GTGATTGATACATTGGTGAGCCTTTTTTGCCGCTCTAATATATCTGCAGAGACACTATGGGAAGGTGGTTGGCTTTTGCGTCAGTTGCTTCCTTACAGTGAATCAGAATTCAACAGCCATCACCTTGAATTGATGAAT GTTTCTTACAAAAACTGTGCTTCTGCTCTCGTAGAGGAGGTTAAAGGTATCTGGTCCGACTTTGTTATTTCCGTTCTATGTGATGAGTGGCGAAAGTGCAAAAGAG CAATGGAATCATCATCTCCTCCAAAAGAACCAAATTGCGTACTTTTGCTTCCACATCCACATAAATTATCTTTAGAAG ATAACACTGCAAAGGAATCATCATTTGCTGCTGGAGAAAGAATGCACGAACTGGTGAAG GTATTTGTGCTACTGCACCAACTTCAATTATTCACTCTGGGGAGAGCTTTACCTGAGCAACCTCCAATTTATCCTCCTGGTGATCTTCCCGCAAATTGCCGCGCCCAGACTTCTGAGCTTGAGGTTTCAGGCCCAAAGGCAGGCACTGAAATCAGCCTAG GTAGTGCTGTGCCTTGTAGAATTTCTTTCAAGAGCGGCAAGGAGCACCATTTTTGCTTTCTAGCAATCTCTTTAGGAACATTTGGCTGGCTTGTTCTTGCAGAAGAGTTGCCATCACAGAAGTCCCATGGAGTCGTTCGGGCTGTTGCTCCTTTGGCTGGGTGCAAT CCCAGGGTTGATGATAAACATTCAACATGGTTACACTTGCGGATCCGGTCATCCTCTTTACCCTTTCTAGATCTTGCCAAATCGAATGACTATagaaaaatgaaagcaaaaggTCTGGTTGATGGAAGATGGACATTGGCATTCAGTGACGAGGAGTCTTGCAAGTCTGCTTTACTGATGATTGTTGAAGAGATCAATTTTCTGAGTGACGAGGTTCATAGAAGACTAAAACCTTTGCTCAACCTTGAAACTGCAATAGATTTATCAAGCTCGCATGTATCTGTTCCTGAGGATTCCTCTAATAGAATACTTCCCAAATCATTGTAA
- the LOC101511269 gene encoding protein TRANSPARENT TESTA 9-like isoform X5, producing MVTNMTRAILNYMFSNEHINYLITYSFDFQNEELLSYYISFLRAISGKLNKNTVSLLVKIHGDEVVSFPLYVEAIRFAFHEENMVRTAVRAVALNVYHVGDDSVNRYISSVPHKDYFSNLISFFRKQSTDLSRLVSHKLLNPGADSTSTIMVAIDEIEDNLYYFSDIVSAGIPDVGRIITDSILMVLIFPLLLPSLRIAIDNDMQSGVVTSLYLLCCILKIIKIKDLANTIAAALFYPLEAFTKSSGGFHPEDILMQNDCNNSNFSLREVLLAYVTKGDDIQVLGSLSVLATLLQTKELDESMLDGLGILPQRKQHKKLLLQALVGECSGEDELFSSKSSLTRDSTGSDIDVYHKKIKDQYGVSFQSFDVEISPHVNRLQVIDTLVSLFCRSNISAETLWEGGWLLRQLLPYSESEFNSHHLELMNVSYKNCASALVEEVKGIWSDFVISVLCDEWRKCKRAMESSSPPKEPNCVLLLPHPHKLSLEDNTAKESSFAAGERMHELVKVFVLLHQLQLFTLGRALPEQPPIYPPGDLPANCRAQTSELEVSGPKAGTEISLGSAVPCRISFKSGKEHHFCFLAISLGTFGWLVLAEELPSQKSHGVVRAVAPLAGCNPRVDDKHSTWLHLRIRSSSLPFLDLAKSNDYRKMKAKGLVDGRWTLAFSDEESCKSALLMIVEEINFLSDEVHRRLKPLLNLETAIDLSSSHVSVPEDSSNRILPKSL from the exons ATGGTGACCAACATGACCCGAGCTATTTTGA ACTATATGTTTAGTAATGAACATATAAACTACCTGATAACTTATTCGTTTGACTTTCAAAATGAAGAGCTGTTGTCTTACTACATATCTTTTTTAAG AGCAATAAGTGgaaaattgaacaagaatacGGTTTCACTGCTTGTGAAGATTCACGGT GACGAAGTAGTTTCATTTCCACTGTATGTTGAGGCCATTCGCTTTGCCTTTCATGAGGAGAACATGGTTCGCACTGCAGTACGAGCTGTGGCCCTTAATGTTTATCATG TTGGAGATGACTCTGTAAATAGATACATATCCAGTGTACCTCACAAAGATTATTTCTCAAACCTGATTTCATTTTTTAGGAAGCAGAGCACGGATTTAAGTAGGCTGGTCTCGCATAAACTGTT AAATCCAGGCGCAGATTCAACCTCTACAATCATGGTTGCtatagatgaaattgaggacaacCTATACTACTTTAGTGATATTGTCTCTGCTGGAATTCCTGATGTTGGTAGAATAATTACAGACAGCATTCTGATGGTTTTGATATTTCCATTACTTCTCCCTTCTCTAAGGATAGCGATTGATAAT GACATGCAAAGTGGTGTTGTCACTTCTCTTTACTTACTTTGTTGCATCCTGAAGATAATCAAAATTAAAGATTTGGCCAATACCATAGCTGCTGCTCTCTTTTATCCCTTAGAGGCCTTTACAAAAAGTTCCGGGG GTTTTCATCCAGAAGATATTCTAATGCAAAATGATTGTAACAATTCAAATTTCTCTTTAAG ggaGGTTTTGCTTGCATATGTAACAAAAGGAGATGATATACAAGTTTTGGGTTCTTTGAGTGTGCTTGCAACTCTACTGCAAACTAAAG AACTTGACGAATCAATGCTGGATGGGCTTGGAATTCTTCCACAACGCAAACAACACAAGAAGCTCTTATTG CAAGCTTTAGTTGGTGAGTGTTCGGGTGAAGACGAGCTTTTTTCTTCCAAAAGTAGCTTGACAAGGGACAGCACTGGCAGTGACATTGAtgtttatcacaagaagatcaAG GATCAGTATGGAGTATCTTTTCAGTCTTTTGATGTTGAAATTAGCCCTCATGTAAATAGATTGCAG GTGATTGATACATTGGTGAGCCTTTTTTGCCGCTCTAATATATCTGCAGAGACACTATGGGAAGGTGGTTGGCTTTTGCGTCAGTTGCTTCCTTACAGTGAATCAGAATTCAACAGCCATCACCTTGAATTGATGAAT GTTTCTTACAAAAACTGTGCTTCTGCTCTCGTAGAGGAGGTTAAAGGTATCTGGTCCGACTTTGTTATTTCCGTTCTATGTGATGAGTGGCGAAAGTGCAAAAGAG CAATGGAATCATCATCTCCTCCAAAAGAACCAAATTGCGTACTTTTGCTTCCACATCCACATAAATTATCTTTAGAAG ATAACACTGCAAAGGAATCATCATTTGCTGCTGGAGAAAGAATGCACGAACTGGTGAAG GTATTTGTGCTACTGCACCAACTTCAATTATTCACTCTGGGGAGAGCTTTACCTGAGCAACCTCCAATTTATCCTCCTGGTGATCTTCCCGCAAATTGCCGCGCCCAGACTTCTGAGCTTGAGGTTTCAGGCCCAAAGGCAGGCACTGAAATCAGCCTAG GTAGTGCTGTGCCTTGTAGAATTTCTTTCAAGAGCGGCAAGGAGCACCATTTTTGCTTTCTAGCAATCTCTTTAGGAACATTTGGCTGGCTTGTTCTTGCAGAAGAGTTGCCATCACAGAAGTCCCATGGAGTCGTTCGGGCTGTTGCTCCTTTGGCTGGGTGCAAT CCCAGGGTTGATGATAAACATTCAACATGGTTACACTTGCGGATCCGGTCATCCTCTTTACCCTTTCTAGATCTTGCCAAATCGAATGACTATagaaaaatgaaagcaaaaggTCTGGTTGATGGAAGATGGACATTGGCATTCAGTGACGAGGAGTCTTGCAAGTCTGCTTTACTGATGATTGTTGAAGAGATCAATTTTCTGAGTGACGAGGTTCATAGAAGACTAAAACCTTTGCTCAACCTTGAAACTGCAATAGATTTATCAAGCTCGCATGTATCTGTTCCTGAGGATTCCTCTAATAGAATACTTCCCAAATCATTGTAA